The genomic interval TGCTCGCCGCCGCCGCGCTCGGCGTGTTCAAGCCCGGCGCGCAGCTGTGAACCGGGTCAGGCCGAATAACCCATCTGCGCCGACACCGCGCCGGCCGCCTTCTGCAACAGCGGCACGCACTCGGCCATCCGCGGCTCGAAGCGCGACAGCGGTCCGCACACGCTGAGCGCGGCCACCACACCGCCGTCGTGATCGAGCACCGGCGCGGCGATGGACGCGGCGCCGATCTGCCGCTCCCCCATGGAGATCGCGTACCCGCGCTTGCGGATCTCGGCGAGTTCGGTGCGCAGTTTGCGCGGCGTGGTGATGGTGGCGTCGGTGAACGGCGTCAGCTCGTGCCGGTCCAGGTATTCATCGATCTCGGCCTTGCGCAGGAATGCCAGGATGGCCTTGGACGAGCTGCCCGCGTGCAGCGGATACGGCACCCCGAGCGCCACCTCCATCCGCAGTTCCTGGTCCGGCACAACCTGATCCACATACATGCGGGTGTCGCCCCGGCGGATCGAGAGGGTGGCGGTTTCTCCGGTGAGCGAGGCCAGCCGGCGCAGTTCCGGACCGGCCATCACGCGCAGATCGGTGCGCGCGAGATAGGCGCGGCCGAGCGCGATCGCCGCATGACCGAGCGCGTAGCGGCGGGTGGTCGGTTCGAGGGTGATGAGTTCGCGGTTGCGCAGCGCGGTGAGAATGCGGTGCACCGCGGCCTTGGTCAGGCCCAGTTCGTTGGCGATCTCGGTAACCCCGAGATCGGGCCGCCCGGTGCGGCCGAACAGCAACAACACGTCCATGGCTCGTTCGACGGCGGCGATGGAGCGACTCTGATTCTCGGCCTCGGTGTCCGACACGCCAACAGCTTAGGGCACGCCATTTCCCGATGGGAAACGGTCTCGGAAAACCCCCCGAAACGTCTGCGCCACAACGCTGTTACCGGTTGCGCCGGAGCCCGGACAGCGTTACCTTGAGCGTAACAGCGTTTCCACTACCGAAACGGAGGTGACGGTGGATCCGACGTATCTCCGCACCGTGCTCGCCCAGTGGGCCAGCGGCGTCGTGGTCGTCACCACGCTGCGCGAGGGTGGCGGCCGTCATGGAATGACGGCCAGCTCGTTCACCAGTGTGGCCCTGGAGCCCCCGCTCGTCTCGGTATGCCTGGCCACCGACAGCACGACTTGCCGATCGGTCCGGCGCAGTGGGGTTTTCGCGGTCAACATGCTCGGCCACGATCACGAGGAAATCGGTCGCCGCTTCGCCTCCCCCGCCGACGCGGGCGACCGATTCTCGGTGCCGCAGCGCTTGTCCCACCCAGCGGGGTCGGCTCCCGCCGTCCCCCGGTGGGACACCGCGACCACCGGCGCACCCGTACTGGCCGACGCGGTCGCCTGGGTGGACTGCGTGGTCGCCGCCTGCCATCCCGCCGGGGACCACACCATCGTGCTCGGCCTGGTCCAGGACGCGGCCGCACCCCGGCCCGCGCCCCCGCTCATCTATCACGACCGCACCTACTACGAGGGGATAGC from Nocardia goodfellowii carries:
- a CDS encoding flavin reductase family protein; this translates as MDPTYLRTVLAQWASGVVVVTTLREGGGRHGMTASSFTSVALEPPLVSVCLATDSTTCRSVRRSGVFAVNMLGHDHEEIGRRFASPADAGDRFSVPQRLSHPAGSAPAVPRWDTATTGAPVLADAVAWVDCVVAACHPAGDHTIVLGLVQDAAAPRPAPPLIYHDRTYYEGIAR
- a CDS encoding IclR family transcriptional regulator, with translation MSDTEAENQSRSIAAVERAMDVLLLFGRTGRPDLGVTEIANELGLTKAAVHRILTALRNRELITLEPTTRRYALGHAAIALGRAYLARTDLRVMAGPELRRLASLTGETATLSIRRGDTRMYVDQVVPDQELRMEVALGVPYPLHAGSSSKAILAFLRKAEIDEYLDRHELTPFTDATITTPRKLRTELAEIRKRGYAISMGERQIGAASIAAPVLDHDGGVVAALSVCGPLSRFEPRMAECVPLLQKAAGAVSAQMGYSA